The region TATGGCGGTGAGCAatgagggctcctgcgctaaccaggcagtaactgggaagcgcactgatgcctgattaccgctggcttattgccatgcaagccatttccagaggttttctttttctcccagaaatggcacggactcagggcgggactaccgctagcagccgcattgggctggcggtagtcccggaagagcgagtggtaagcccgcattggaataccgccgctctgtaaaagggcccctctgtgagTGTGCAAGCCCATAAAAGAAGGGGAGGTATGAAAAGTAACCCTCATTCTTGATGCTCTTTTGTCCACCAATTGCCCTTGTATCATGACATGCTGAAGAAGAGCAGGCTGCTTGGGACCTGGATTTCCAAACGTTCTAGGCTCAAAACAGTTTGTTCTCCCTAAATTACTTTCGATCTGGCAATGAGCTGGGGGAGGCATTATGCCAAAACAAGGGCTATCTGAAGTGCCTACCACGATGTTTGATAGGCTCAGGAAAAGCTTTACCTGTGCTTTTTAAAGTCTCACAGCTTgtatatgatacagatatttatgtatttatttgttacatttgtaccccacattatcccacctatttgcaggctcaatgtggcttacataataccataaggTGATAGCTAcctacggtgaagaaacaaatacagagtgaggttaatTTTCAATGAAATAGGTAtgcacagacacattagggaatcatagagagggaagttatgtAAAGTTCATAGTGTTCATTACAAGTTTAGGTATCTttatgttgctgggttcaggtcagtgggatatgccttttcgaacaggttggtctttagtgatttccggaagttgaggtggtcgtacgtagttttcacggcttttggaattgcattccagagttgtgtgcttatatatgaGAAACTGGATCCATGAatagatttgtacttgagtcctttgcagctagggtggcGGAGATTTAAGTAAGTACGTGATGATCTGATATCACATATCAGACACactgactcctgaagaaggcatcttcttgctgaaacatggctcaGTGTTGAGTTTGTTTGTACTTTAGTATCTAATACGTTGCCTTACAACCTACCTCTGGACTATATTTGTTATTGAGTTGGCCATTGTCTCTTCCCTACTCTTTTGATTCTTGTGGTTTTGGTAATGACATATTATACATGTAGAGACATACATAAGGAGGGCGTTGGTACGTTATCTGTACAAGTGATGGTGTGTGTGCTCACGCCGGCTGTCTGACTGTACAGGAGGAGTCTCTGACGGCCTTTCCAAATATGTGGAAAAACCAGAATTCCCATTTCAAAaataacatctttttttcttcaTAAACCTACTTTACCAAGGCAGAGAGGACAGAAAAGAATAGCTGTGCGATGGGTGGTGCTGAGGCTGCCTTAATAGAGAATTACCATACAGAAACTATACTTGAATCACCCATCTCATCATGAGGCTGTGCTTCTGGAAAGAATTCCTGTTTTAAAAATTAGTCCTTCTAATGTACAAttgtagggaggggaggggaggggagggaggaattctataaatggtgctccaaattcgctgctggaaaaaaaaatcagtgctaaaagcGATTCTATAAAACCCTTTATCGACTCATGCTAGTGCCGATTTCTGTCCCTAACattaggtgccagacttacatctgctgaaacttggtgtaaatgctggtgctcaaGTTAAGGGGGCTgaaattgtattctataattatgcaggccaggggcgtagccacgggtgggcctgggtgggcctaggcccacccagtttgggttcaggcccacccagcagtggagcaccttcGTCAGAAGTACACCTGTTCTTCTTCCAGACGAGCCAAGAAACCTAAGGCAGCAGACCTCGCCCCCTGCACTTGTCCCTCACCCTCCGATTGGTGCAGCGAGCAGCCTATGCTAATACGCTCGGACATTCTTGCACCTGCCTGGCGGCAGCGTCGCAAGCCGCTCTCAGACTCAGCGCGTGGTGGAATGTGAAGGGGTGAAGACGAGGCGCGCGcgctgccccggaacagaggATGCCCCGCTCTCTCCTGGTGAAGAAGCTGGCGAGGAGCCACCGGGTCCCCAACTATGATCGGCTGGAAACCGAGAAAGGTAAACAGAGGGAGAGTCGCAAAGTTGGGCTCAGCAGCTGCAGCCTCTCCCCAGGAGCCTCCTTAGCATTTCTCGAGGGGACGGGGTAGGACCTCGGGCTTGTCTGGCAAAACTGTGGGGACTTTCCCCCCCTCTTGGGAGCgaacttttcagaatgattggggggtgcccacccagtttgggctcaggcccacccagaatactgtgtctggctatgctactgatgcaggcaacttttcagaatgcccctgacacacctatggccacacccccttttgagttatgtacTAGCAGAGTTaggcgccatgccttatagaatagcgcatagccagATGCGTGTGTAAATTTTCATGAGCGCCAActttgataattggttgttagcacccaattattcatCGTTAagagctcattactcaattaagttgcacgcaaaGCACATACTAAATCTGGGGTTTGTGTCCAGGCAGTTTTTCTTCCTGTGCCTTTGGACCTCTAGCTTAATCAGAATTGGCCTCTGTTGAGCTAAAGAACCATAGGCCACCTTCATTCACAACCACCTAGTGCGTTCCCCTTAAATTTGGTTGGCTCTTCTGAACACAGGCCTCAACCAAGGCCGACAAgctccctccaaaacccagaCCCTAAGTTTGGCCGCTAATTTGAGACTGTTGAGGGGGCAGTGAGTGTTGCCTCTGCAGAATCTCAGCCCTTGTCCTGCTGTTCTAACTCAGAGCGTCTTTATTGTGTGTCTTGTCCAGCTGTCTTAAGCAGCCTGTGAGCTGTGAAGAGCAAGAGACTGTCCATTATGGGGGTAACTTTATAAGGATTTTATTTGTGCATATATGCACATGTAAAAGGCCTCTAATAAAATTATCCCCCACGTAAGAGAATGTATGATGACATGTAGGCGTGTACTTTTATATAACACTGGTCTGGGCATATTTGGGGTGCAGTTTGAGTGGAGCAGAGGTGGAGCTACATGCATaattaatgtgcatacattttaccTGCAATTTCAGCAGCTTTCAAACtggaattctataatgacatatatgtactactactactactcatcatcatttttatagtgctactagacgtacgcagtgctgtacacattatatgcaggtactttgtccctagagggctcacaatctaagtttttgtacctggggcaatggaggattaagtgacttgcccaaggtcatgggTCTTAGTTATCAAATGGACTACCagtaagatgggttatttttagcacacgtccattttatgcaatgagacctaattattaataacagcagttaacggtagcccacatttcTAACTCCCCCCCTCCTTTGTGTCTTTATAAGTTAGGTTTAAAGCAGATCCCTGCTTGACTTCCTTCCCTAGGCAAATTGTTATAAAATGATCCTTCACGTGTCTCTGAACAGTGCTGTTATATCTGGTATGTGCTTTACAAATGATTAGCAGTAATACATCCCTGGCCAGCGGGAACCAGGCCCAGGTCCTTCACATGGCAGTGCATAGCATGTGCCATGGAGTTGGCCCCTAATATTGTTTCATTGACACTcagatttatttatgttttttaatTCCCATTTCACAATGAGGCAAATTGTGAGAATTTGCTTTCACTTCTAATATTTATAGTTTGATGTGTGATATAGAAGGAAATAATCTTCTTACAGGTGTGAcacatcgatttttttttttggggggggggggaacgacatcATAAGAATTATGCAAAGAGCTGTTCAGACTAATAAAGAAGGGACTGTGGTCTGAGAATCTCATCTAGGTCATTCTGGATGCTGAGAAACCTTGCCTGTGGTGAGTAAGAAAGATGGACAACAGGGACTCACCTGTTCCATCAGCTATCTGGCCAGGCACCCATCGAGGTCAGCTGCTGTTCCAGTTCTACGATCCTCAGGCCAATGTACCCAGAGGACACAAGCAGAAGGACCACCCTGAAACAGAAGCAGATGAAAACCGTAAGGTTAGGTGAGCCAACAGCCCTTGAATCTTGAGTTAAACCCAACCTCTATACCTAAAGGCCAGCCAATGTGTATCTGAATGCTACAAGAAAGTAATAAATCAAACTGTGAGCAGAGCTCACTCTTTCAGCCAATGACTAAGCAGTAAACATTATACCTTAAAGGGAAGTCTACGCTACCCCCCTATTCAGACAACAAGTATCATAATAACTGCCAGCCATAAGTCATTACAGCTCAGTCTATCCCAATACCAATGACAAACACACAAATATAATCCCATAAGCCTTTTATGCAGACACTAAAGactagagggtccttttactaaggtgcgctgaaaaatggtctgcagtagtgtagacgtgtgttttgggcgcgcacagaattatttttcagcacacctacaaaatgcccttttttttttttgcagaaaacggatgtgcagcaaaatgaaaattgccacgtatccattttgggtctgagaccttaccgccagccactgacctagtggtaaagaatccaggtgggaatgacctacgcgcatcaaatgccgctTGGCGATTGTCATTacatgcgcccgaaaataaaaaaatatttttcagacgtatcggacacgcgccaaaaatgaaattaccgcaagagccacttggtagtcaggcagtaactccattttggtgcgtgtagacgcttacgcggcttagtaaaagggcccctagatttgGAATAACCAAGAAGAAATAAGAAAACAGACATTTTAATTTTGGCTCTTAGAGCAGGGATTTTGTGGTGGGAGAAATCCAGATGTACAGAGGGAGAATCAGAAGTgtgagccaggggcatagccagacatcggcgggaggggggtccagagcccaaggtgaggggggcacattttagcccccccccccccggtgccgccaccaccaccaccaccaacaactttgaccccccccctgctgacaaccctcttgaccccccctcccaccgccaaccctcccccgctgtcgcctacctttgctggcgggggaccccaacccccgccagccgaggtcctcttcttccttcgttctgagtctgaagtcctgacgtcagacacagaaacagaacaaaggaagaagaggacctcggctggcgggggttggggtcccccgccagcaaaggtaggcggcggcgggaggggggggtcgagagggtcatcggtaggggggtccagggccaaatctacgggggcccaggcccccgtggccccacgtagctacgcccctggtgtgagcTGCTTGCTTGGGAAGGATGCAGTGATCCTTTGGAACTGTCAAGGAAATACACTTGAAGAATATAAGAAGGTGACCAAACAAACCCATGTGCATTATTCTTTCCAGTTGTCAGTCATACATTTCTGACAGACTGCGGTTCTGAAGCTCACATTGGCTGGTCTTACCTATCTCTATTGGAACCTAATCTGATATACACTTGCCATATTAACAGAGTCATTGATAGCCCCAGAGCATGTAAAGAGGTACTGGCACTAAACAGTCACCAACACCCTACCCACTCCCTGCCCAACTCACAGCAAGAGGTAGATTATAAGGAGGACATTGATGGTGCTAATTTCTCGCCACCTGGATTGTATGGCTGTTTTTGGTCTTGCTTTGTTCTTCCAGGATTCTCCTGCACACAGATAGGGAGAAACAGGAGTCAACATGGGTAAACTTCACTATAGAGGGTCACTTTGGGGAGCCAGGCAATTCCATAATTCTAGGTACTCGTATTTATGTGGCCCTTATGTACATAAATGTGTAGAATACTAGTTCTAACAATATAACACCCAATCCTAATAAGATCTCAAGGGGTGAAAAACATTCATTACTTCACTAAACCTCAGTGGCAACTTTTTTTTCATATAGACTACTCGGTCTATAACCCGCCTCCTCATCGGTTTAGTGACTATATCTTAAAATATTGTCCAACCTATTGTATATCCTTTCACCATGAAACATATTACTTAAATTGTTCATATGAAAACATCTAAATCCCAACTTATCTTTTCTTAATACTTTCAAGCAGACCCGCcaccaacatgggctgtgtttagCCGTTGGCGGTGTCATGGAGCGGTCCTAAGAATACAGTGCTGTAGACAGCTCCCTGACATGGGCGAGGCtcccagttacatgtgtaacttacagaacattTAAAGTTACGcacatccctgctgcatttaggtgcctgcagttacaccaggtccATGGCTAGTacaactggaattcattgccagagaatgtggtaaaagcagttaacttaatgggttttaaaaaaaggtttggctaacttcctacaagaaaagtccataagccattattaagatggacttggggaaaatctactacttatttttaggataagcagcataaaatgtattgtattgttttgagatcttgccaggtacttgtaacctggattggccactgttggaaacgggatgctgggtttgatggaccttcggtctgtcccagtatggcaacacttatgtaagtGTTAGCACGCCAAttagctagtattttataatactGGGTGCCCTGTTGCTGTTAAAGAATATAGGCTCCTATCACACAGCCTCAGGCCACCTAAATGGACGAGCCCAGTTGCAGAACTGCCCCCATTATGTTTGAATGATGTGCTATTTGTGCTTAGAAAAATTAAATTGGACAACAATGAGTAGAGATACAGACAGTGATGTCATTCTTGTTTTGCAAAATTTGTAGAGAAGGTTTGGTTACTATCAACGACCTcttttgcatttttttaattGTGGGTGAGTAGGGATCTGTAAACCTACTTTTCTCTGGAAAATCCAGACTATTAATACCAATTAGATTCAGGTTAAAAATATGACTTCAGCCTGGAGACATCTCATCATTTTATGCAAAAACAAAGTGTAAAAAACAAAAGGTGCAGCAGAAATCTGCTGACACGTTCCGTTCCACagtcttgttctttttttttcccttctctaaCTGGAGCAAGCCCCTTTGGGATTATTGACAGATTTGATTAGGATTTCACTTCTGGGCCAGGACTCTGCAGAACCGGGGCTGAGGATGCTATGGGAAGCAGCGTCTACAGTCCCTGAAATGGAGGTAGCCAAAATAATCATGCAATGGCAACATATACTGACCCATGACTGCAGGATCTCAGGAGAAGCCTTAGTGCATGGCACCCAGCAATGGAagtagggaaggagggggagggggggaagaaaccATAGGGTAGTTGTGAATGATTGCACATGGTGCCAGTTTCAATTGacctggaagcccaaaggagcaggTAGGGCACAGAAAGGGCAGCCAAGATCCCCTACCTGTTCctttgaccggggggggggggggcaagatttcccaggcctggcctccaaggaggaccggcgccagaaggttctgctccctcagtctgCCTGTTGagacctgggtgattgcgttaacatgataacctgggtcccggcacacaagagcaggagagtgacagaccgagggaggagcagatgcaggaaggtaagggggtggggcaGTCCGAGTGGGGGAGTGGCGGTGGTTGCGGCAGCCCTGCTCtaggcccggctctgtctcttggcggccctgggcaCAGACTGAAATCAGAGGCACTCACCCTTACTCTGCACTTCTGGTGAAGAGCCAGCCACCTGGTTTCCACCCTTAATTCTGTTTATCACTTGACTTGCACCATctaatcagaagcaaacacaaaagaaagtatTGTGTTTTGTTGCTGTCATATGGGATGAGATGTGTATAAGGTCTATGTCTTTCTATAATCTATCCAGAGATGAGCATATAACCAGTATGTGAAAACTAGTTCTATGTGTTTCCATATCTGTCTGTGCGTACACAAGCATAGACTTGTATATTTGTTTGCTCTTCTAAATAATTCTCTGTTTGCATGCAATGATTTGACACTGGCCTTTATGTTTCTGGGTGTACAAAAAAGTGAATTGGCTTCTTTAGAAACAGAAACAAAAGATAAACACCAAAAATGTCCAAAGTAAAATTCCAAGATTTATTAGTAGCAAACCCAcccgatgtggccacatttcacctaaaaaggcagcaTCAGAAGTCAGTGGATATTTATGAACTCAAAGTATATGCATCTTCAAAATGTAAATGTCAAAAAACTATGAAAAACCTATCTTACAGCTCCTGTGCAAAGGAGGAAAAATCCCTCGTCAATGAGACTTGTAGCAAAGGTGGGTTTTCTACTAATGAATCTTGGAATTTtacttttggacgttttttttttttgtgtgtcttttGTGTGTCTTTTGCTTCGATCACTAGCGGTTTAGCACCTACATCTTTGGTTATGTAAAGTGCATTGGCCATGTCAGCTCAAAGATCTTTTCACAATATCTGGCTAAACTATGCATTATTCTGCCTTACCTGGGACATCTGGGAAGCGACACACTTCATCAGACTTCTGCTCTAGGTCCGACAGGCTGGAATtctaaaatattaaaatacattAGTGATCAGCCTATCACATTTACTTTGGCAAAGGAACTCTTGCAGACCCTCTGGAAAAACTGTTTGGCTAGGGCTGGAATCTTGCACCACTTTCCTCCCTATCCCATCACAATAGCCCACCTTCTTACCAAAGTCTTCTTGCAATGCTCAGAGCTGGTGTCACCTGCAGAGACTAAGGGACTGCTGCTTGTGCTTCCATCCTGCATCAACAGAAAGAACATCCTAAACTCAGAGGAGGACTCCAGGGAGCACGTAAAGATTGCATTAAAGACCTTTCTATTTCAAGAGACAAAAAATAACACTAGATAGAATGATGGATTGGTGATATATTTTTGTCTAATTGTGAAGGTTCATAACTatgttatttatttctttgttacatttgtatcccacattttcccacgtatttgcaggctcaatgtggcttacatactaccgtagaggcgatcgccagtatcgggtttgaacaaatacaaagtgaggttgtggtaaagttaGTTCTTATGTGagtcataaggaggaagagttatgtccagtatgagctttggttttgttgtgttgctgggttaaggcaATTATGTGTAATTGATTGTTATGTCCTGATGTACTGCTTTTATTGaattgttattttaatttttatattttattttcttatatgttgtatgtttatttttttcttaagcTGTGTACGTAATTATGTACTCTGCCTAGAATTGGAAAGATAGAgcggaaaataaaatattgaaataaataaataactggctTCATCACACAAGTCTGGCTTAGTGAACCAATACTGTGGCTCAGTATGGCGTATTTTATATTCCTAGTTTAGAGGAACTGGGAGTATCTGTGTAGGCAGATGAATATAACATTTATCATTTACACTACTGGATATACACAGCACTGGACAATGGTGATTAGTGCTCAGATACAATAAGACCCTGTCCAAAACAGCTCACAgtctaagggggcaattctacaaagtgGCACCTAAAAGGTAGGTGCGACAAAGAAGCCTGCATAGGACCAGTGCTATAAGGGCATTAAGGGGCACCCCAACCATTAGGCCATAAGCCAGTATCAAAGCAGATCTTGGGAAAGTGATCTCTGGAGTTAAGTATCATGAAgtcttgctacttttggagattctaccaggtacttgcaaTCTGTATTGGCCAGAgttaacaggatactgggctagatggacctttgatctggctCAGTATAGTAATTCTTATGAAAGCATTTTCAATATACCTGAGAGGGTAGCAGAAGAGATGGTCCAAGGATACACAGacaaacacagcaaaaaaaaaaaagtaataatttGTCACAAGACCCAGAGGAAAATCTCTTCCCAAACAAATGCAAATGCTTAAGCGTGATTAAAACATGGGTAGTCAGATCAGTAGAAGAGCGTTTTGTATGTGCAAAATCAAAAGCGTCTTCAAATGCTGAAACATGCGGCAGAAACCAGCTTAAGCATTTGCAATTGTGTTGTGGGAAGAGTTTTTTCTTTGGCTATGTTGTCAAGTGCCTTGAACATTATTGACCCGATGCAGGCGtatttatgccgaaacacggcccgtgtcgggtcgaATTATTAAAGGCATTTTGATTGTCCCACTCTTGAAGATCCTTGTGTGCTTCTATTTTTGCAATATACCTGAGAGACATCTGAAATCAGGTTTACCTGGAGATGGCTGCACAGGGAACTCACCACCTGATAGGCTGCTTCCCTGTTCCGGAGTGATCCAAACAGGTACTGTGAGAAGAAAGAAGGGCCAAAGGTCAAGTCAATGTTCTTGAGACGAGCAATGTTGAATTATTTCAATGCATGCAGCCTGTGGAAGATGTACACACCCCCTGTTACCTACCACTGATTCTCATGGTCTGTTTTCACTTCTCTAAACTCCAAAAATCTATAGATCAAACTAATGCAATAGAAGCTGGTGCATAGGCAGCTCTTTCTGCACTAGAATATTTgaggaaaaggcattttttagagTAAAGGGAAAATGCGGAAAGTTCATTTTGTGAGGACTTGACTGTACAGGAATCAATTTAGAACAGGCTGTGTAGTGAATGCAGCTGACATATATGCATCCATATACATATATGGGTGTGATTTTAGAAATATAGAACGGGATCAAATCAGGACTAGCCCAGCCTGTGCCTTATGGAGCTTGCTGATGAATCTTATCTAGGCTAGACTGGGCTAGAAGCTGGTTTAAAGGCCCATCTCTCCAGTGAGAGCATGAGGCCTGGTGCTGCTGTCCGAGTTCTCACCTTCTCGCCCTCAATGGTCTTGATGCTCAGAGCATTGGGTACTAGACGTGCAGTGTTGGCTTTCTTAAGGACGGCTACCGAAGTGACAGGAATCTGCGTCTGCTCAAAAGAGAAAATCTGTTTGAGATTTGAAGTTTATTCTGTTCCTTTCCTCTCCTACTTCTCAACAGACAGTAAAGGCAACTTTAGTTAAACTTATTTTGGTTTATAGATTTGCATTTAATCACTCACCTTTTCAAAtaagctcaaggtaagttaccaTAGCTCCAAGTCCCAGAAGGCTTACAACTGAGGCTCTTTTTTATATCACAGATAAAAGTAAGAGTACCATGGAATgttctcaggcatcctgtggtaactccAAAATCTGCGCACAATAACCGtgtggtaaaaaatatttccaaattttttttgttgttgtttaggaaggcatgtcaggggcagagaatgaggattcctgtgctaaccagttagtgcttctacattaccacacactaactggttagcacagcgATAATGTGTGAGCCATTACAGCCTACAAAATGAGTGGCAGTTAAGTGCTCACTCGGTAATCTTTAAAAATCACTGcgcgctaatggcaacatcagtgcatggccattaatgcaaaaaacagaaaataggccattttatggctaaagtaaaaatggccttagcacatgggaaagacctgtgtaaggccagtttttaccgcatctttgCAAAACTCCTTATTTACTAATTGGCATAATGTATTTATAAGCATTAATGCATGCCCCAAGATTAATGGGGCCTATTTAACAACCGAGCCCATCACTTGTAGTAACATGCATTAAAGTACATTAATCTCTAATGCAGGCTAGTAAATGAGgttctaaatttgtacctgagacaatggtggTACAACAAGCATCAATGAGAGAAACAGGGTTTGAACCTGCCTTGTAGCCTGCTTCTCTAGCCATTGGGCTACTTCTCTGCTCCAACACATTTATAAGCTTTATTCCAGTGGCACACTTGAAGTATGGCTACGCCTTGAATCAGTGATGtgtaattgccagagaatgtggtaaaagcaattagcttagcagggttttaaaaagtttggataattttctaaaagtccataagccattactgagatgggcttgggaaaatccactgcttatttctaagataagcagcataaaatcctcTTTAACTATtctgggattggccactgttggaaacatgatactgggcttgatgaacctttggtctgtcccagtatggtaacgcttATGTTCTATTGTTCTATAACACCATGCTGCCCAAGGTAGTGGGGGAACCTCAGAGCTCCAATCAGGAAGCAGGGGAAGGGATGGGGTATATGTGGAAATTGAGGGGCTTCTGGggcaggacagacaaacagatgaACAGTCTGTCTTAATAGGCACCAAAAGATAACCAATAACTATGGTTGGCAAAATGGCAAGTTTTATATCAGACTAATGCAATTTAATCAGGATCATTTCAGGAAGACACTATTATTCATTTGATTGGAGCCTTATCAGTTATATAGGTATTTGTGTGatcattaatcatagctgataaTTAAGAACAGTGATCATGATTGGAAATGGATCATTTTCCCCCAAGCATGATGGGCACTGTCCAAAGCACAGCTGAATTGAACCGCATCATTGAATTAATCATTATAATTGTGATTAGCAGTTCACAACAGTGTCAAATGCTCACCTTAATCTCCTTGCGCAGCATGCTACAAAAAAAGCAGATGAAATTTGGGGAGATGTAGAGACGACCCTGGTAGAGAACTTCCTTTTGCCATGCACAAGAGAAAGCtagaggaggaaaggaaagagaaggcAGGGTCAAGGTCAGTGACCATGCTAGCAACAACATAAGAATGTCATGTGACCTGAAAGGAAAGaagttaatttaattttaattgaatCGAATCATTTCTAGTCTTCCTTTACTACACAGTAGTTCAAAGTAGATTAGAATATAAAAGAAATAATCACATATCATTGAATAAACTGACTTACAAAATTACTAtgcaataaacattaaaaaatcaattataaaaattcaaataaatttaaacaaatataaaaacatgGTAGTCAcatgacatgtggaggggcattttcaatatgatgtttaagtccaactttggacgttttgctaaaaacatccaaaattcaagtggggaatatagccattttcgaaaaaaagaaaaagatagatgtatttctgctttgaaaatggctatttgctagatgtttttgtgctctgtgtgtgtacatttttagtccattaaaaaaaaaaagaaaccccaagtgagaaatgcacaaaatcaagccattgggatgtaggaggagccagcattctttgtTGACTTACCACACAGAtatctcaggagagcaatggggcaccctagggagcactgcaatggacttcaaataaaagcTCCTAGGtattcccttattttgtctgttgagtcccccaaaacccaaccgtacaccactacaatagctcttatgggtgaatggggcacctatatgtgggtacagtgggtttctggtgaattttggagggctcacagtttccccctacaagtataacaggtagggagaggtatgggcctggttttacctgtctacagtgcactgcacccaccactatactactccaggg is a window of Microcaecilia unicolor chromosome 11, aMicUni1.1, whole genome shotgun sequence DNA encoding:
- the LOC115480436 gene encoding GRAM domain-containing protein 2B-like isoform X1, whose protein sequence is MKLFGMSGREALTFPVISFSTDTSPPLASAKVKKNKKKMTEQKKSRSLEETGSEALKPPKLSAMSRSKTYDSSVSKGPDNESASEQKRSFSMNLPKHNVTFHKVFKEVPEEENLIDSFSCAWQKEVLYQGRLYISPNFICFFCSMLRKEIKTQIPVTSVAVLKKANTARLVPNALSIKTIEGEKYLFGSLRNREAAYQVVSSLCSHLQDGSTSSSPLVSAGDTSSEHCKKTLNSSLSDLEQKSDEVCRFPDVPDGASQVINRIKGGNQVAGSSPEVQSKGESWKNKARPKTAIQSRWREISTINVLLIIYLLLVVLLLVSSGYIGLRIVELEQQLTSMGAWPDS
- the LOC115480436 gene encoding GRAM domain-containing protein 2B-like isoform X2; this encodes MKLFGMSGREALTFPVISFSTDTSPPLASAKVKKNKKKMTEQKKSRSLEETGSEALKPPKLSAMSRSKTYDSSVSKGPDNESASEQKRSFSMNLPKHNVTFHKVFKEVPEEENLIDSFSCAWQKEVLYQGRLYISPNFICFFCSMLRKEIKTQIPVTSVAVLKKANTARLVPNALSIKTIEGEKYLFGSLRNREAAYQVVSSLCSHLQDGSTSSSPLVSAGDTSSEHCKKTLNSSLSDLEQKSDEVCRFPDVPGESWKNKARPKTAIQSRWREISTINVLLIIYLLLVVLLLVSSGYIGLRIVELEQQLTSMGAWPDS